The DNA window tcacttgagtcgtcccctatatatatatatatatatatatatatatatatatatatatatatatatatatatatatatatatatgggagcatatcaagtgagagcatttttaaatgagagatgagagaaataaatatcaaccattggattcatcaagagagagaaggtaaaagccacattaatgcattaatcttctctctcttgatgaatccaatggttgatatttcttcctctcatctctcattttaaaatgctctcacttgatatactcctatatatatatatatatatatatatattagccaATTTATAACAAACTCTAATTGAGTAACCAATTAACTTTTATAACTAACTTCTATATTCTATTTACTCAAGTGAACATTTTTGTTTATTTCTACATGAACTTCTTCGGTACTTTATACAAACAAACTATTAGTGAACATTTTTGTTTATTTCCACGTGAGCTTCTTTTGTGCTTTATCATATAAACAAACTATTGAGTAGAGTTAAATAATCCTATACCATTAAACCATGTCACTAATTGGTATGCTAAATCATAGAAAAGACTCTTATTCATGTAAATGTGAGAATAGGATCTCTATAAGAGTTGAAAtagttttattcttttaaactttttctcCTTACAAGGAGAACCTCTCAGTGTTCTATATATTATATTCCTCAAAAGTTATACATATAATACCACTATTAGATCAGAAGCGTTGACATAAATTGAAAATCTCTAGTTTATCATTTTGGCCAGCAAACAAAATAGAACTTCAGGATCAAAATTCAGAACccaatgaaaatgagaaattcaAGCATTCTAATAATCTAATACTTTTTTGTCAGTTGTCTGGATCCGGCCTTGTAGGTTAAGTTCAGTGTTATGCACTCAAATCAAATCTCCAAAAATTTCCATAAAGTCAAAATTTGTTTAACACGATATATATATCCAGCTAACATATTGCATTAGTCAAATCAATTTTATTCCtttagtttgaattttgaatagttGACATATAGGGTATGTATGAACAATACAATACTAACATGTTGCAAATTGAAGGAAGGTTCTATATAAACCATAACATTTCATGTCCAAAACCACAAACATTACAATTAATATATTCTATTTTGCAACAATGGCTTTATGTTCTTCATTTTGGGTTCTATTGATTACATATATGGTAATTGGTATTCGTACTAATTCAGCTTCTGATTTATCAGCTACATTCTACGATAAATCTTGTCCGAAAGCTCTTCGCACAATCAGGAAAACAGTTGAAGATGCTGTCTCTAAGGAGAATCGCATGGGAGCTTCCTTGCTTCGACTCCATTTTCACGACTGCTTTGTTCTCGTAATTCATTTCTTATCTTACTTTATATTTGCATATAATTCCATGCACGCGTTTTCTGCGCGTGCATGGAATATATTTGTACTCAGATAAAACTAACAATACTATTTTTGTCGTAGGGTTGTGATGCATCCGTGTTGTTAGATGATACTGCAAATTTCACGGGCGAAAAGAAAGCGTTCCCAAACGCGAACTCGCTAAGGGGTTTTGAGGTGATAGACAACATCAAAAATCAGTTAGAGAAAATGTGTCCTAAAGTTGTTTCATGTGCTGATATCTTAACCCTTGCTGCCAGAGATGCTGTTGCTGCTGTAAGTATAGGTTTAATaactaacacatttaattaatttgATACTTTATGATtattaattcatatttatatatGTATAGCTTGGTGGACAAAGATGGAATGTACTATTAGGAAGAAGAGATTCAACAACAGCAAGCTTAGATATATCAAATTCTGACTTACCTGGTCCTTCTTTGGATCTTGATGCCCTTATCACTGCTTTCGCCAAGAAAAATTTCACTACAGCAGAAATGGTTACTTTATCAGGTAACTAAATAATTTATGCCCTTAATTAGTTTAcatgcattcattcattcattccgGCACATCGATAAACATTCATACAGACACCAGATACGATACACTAATCTGTCATATATAGACACATGTCCTTCATATACGGAGTACAGACACCAGATATGACACAATAATTGAATAAGTATCGTGtaacatttttatgtttttggttgATCAGGTGCTCACACAATCGGCGAAATAAGGTGCCGATTTTTCAGATCAAGGATATACAATGAAACAAACATAGACCCTAAATTTGCTGCAACAATGCAAGCCCTATGTCCTTTTGAAGGAGGTGATGATGATTTTTCTCCATTTGACTCAACCACACCGAATAATTTCGACAACGCTTTCTACGCTAACTTGGTCAAAAACAAAGGTCTAGTACACTCTGATCAACAGCTATTTGCTAATGCAACATCAATCACTAGCTCTCAAGTAAGAAGATATAGCAGAAACATGGGAGTTTTCAAGAAAGATTTTGCAGATGCAATGTTTAAGATGACAATGCTTAGTCCACTTACTGGTAATGATGGTCAGATTAGGACTAATTGCAGATTTGTTAATGCTCCATAAATATCATTAGCAGAAGTgcttaaattaattaatcaccATACTAATTTGGTGTTTGtattctttaaattaataatatgtcGAAGTCTTGATTTGTTAATGATCCAATAATGTAACTTGTTAAttactaaaaaaatatgatttgtaTTGTGACTGTATTGTATTGAACATGTGAACAGTGGCAGATTCAATAGGagtaatttgtttaattaatagtaaatcatcattttaattattatattgaaaattGGATCTCTCTTTGCATGTTTGAAATTTGATATGCTTTCTTTGCATGTTTGAAATTTGATATGCGACTTTACTTTATATTGCATGCACGTATCCCAAAGTCTATTTGTTTAGACTTCAATAAGTTGATGGCTATATAGAGCATCCAAATCctaaattgaattttattttatgataaatCCTCATTCGACTTGTTCAATCTAAATCTTGACTCCTAAGTTTTTTATttcacaaaattaaaattaaagaatatTGTCAATAATCAAATCTTCATTACAATTTTAAGGAAAAGCATCACAAAATCATCTTTATTAGAATGCGAGTCACTATacgtatttttttaaattaaatgagTAATTTAATCTTACAATTCATTTGAAGTGAGTGATCTATAATTGTTCCCCTTTtcatcaaatttttattttttttgttatgaatGAGTACAAATTATGGATTTTTAATCTCTGTCTCATATCTTCCTCTTCCTACTATATTTATCATTTTGTTTGACCATTTGTATCCTATAAATAGAACCTATGCTATATTGTAAAATTAGACTTGAGAAAAAATAATACTGTATAATATTactttctctttttttcatctCTCCTTCGTCATTATATTGTTTTGGAGAATTTTATAACATATTATCAACACGAAAACTCTCAgatatatttttctttgtttgttttagttttataaaatattttttttaataagcaattgatattAATAAGGAGTACGACGGATACTCCAACCGTCAACAACAAAGCGGAAAACTCATACTTCTCAAAACAATTGAGAGGAAGGATAGTCCATATGTGAAAATTACAATTATCCGAAAGAACATAGAAAGATTGAAGCCAAGTCCAAGATAAATAAACTACTCCCGTCATGCACTCGGTGAAGCTATACGTCTCATTTCTGAAAATGATCGCGTTTCGCCTAATCCAAATGCACCATATCGTAGCAAGCCAAATGACCGCTACCGTAGTCCTCTTAGCTTTAATCTTCACCTTATGAGAAAACTCAAAAAATCCCACAAACTCCTCCAATGATAAACCATCTAACGGACCAATCCAGTTAAACACTTTACACCATATTTTAGCGACAATAGTGCAGCCCCCTAAAGGATGCGGTAAATTCTCGTTCTCCGAAAGACAAAACACACACCGTTGATCTCCTCCTTCCAACACAATTCACTTAACAGGTCGCATAATTCCAGCCACTAGTGGGCTAAATCACTGCTGTTATTGAACATAACAGCAGCAGAATTCCAACGCCATCTTCCTTCTGTGAACTGTCCAGCATCCATGACTGAAACTGCATCATCCCGAACGTTTGCATACAGCTCCGAAAAGACCAGATGCAATGGCTGGTTGCCGACCCAGGTGCAATACCAGAATGGCAACATCTTACCATTTCCGACCTTGCATAAAAATTCACCTGCAAAATTATGGTGCAAGAGAGAAATATAATTATCGGAAATAAGAAtgtctctccaccaaattgagtCTCGATTGTGGACTACCAAGATATCTCTGATGAGGACTTTCAACTTAATGTTGCCATATCTTGCAACAAGAATGCTACGCCATACCACTTCATTATCCACTaaaatcctccacttccatttagaTATCAAAGCCAAATTCATAACCTCAATGTTCTTTACGCCCAACCCGCCTTCTTCCCGAGGTTTGCAAACGTTGTCCTAACACACCCAATGTATCGGTCTCTTTGTGTCGCTCCCATTCCATAAAAACTTTGATTGAATTGCCCGATTTTGTTTAATGATTTTTGAAGGTGCTTTATAAAAGGAGAGGGAGTATATAGGAATGGCGTTTAAGACGAAATTAATAAGGCACACACGTCTCGCTATATTGAGGTTAACTCCCTTCCAAATGGCCAATCGACTCTTTAACATCGAAATCAAATCTCTCCATATTGATAACTTTCGCGAACTATCTCCCACTTTCACACCAAGGAATTTGAAAGGAGCTTATCAATTTTGCAAGATAAAAAAATTGACGCCGCTTCGAGAAAATCCACATTGACGTTAACTCCATAAATATTACTTTTGTTGAAGTTTACCCGCAAGCCCGACATTAACTCAAAACCCCTTAATATGGCCTTTATGGTCCACAAATCCGCGGTGTCTCCATCCGTTAGTATAacggtgtcatccgcaaattgcaaCAAATTCACACGCTCTTCTTCATTGATTTTAAACCCCTTAAAGTCTCCATTTACCATTGCCTTTCTCATTAAAGCCGTTAGGACCTCCATAACTAAGACAAATAGAAAAGGAGAAAGTGGATCTCCTTGGCGGAGTCCCTTCTCGATCAAGAAATCCTTGGTGGTGCTACCGTTAATTAGAACAGACATGCTACCAGTAAAAACACAACACTCCATCCATCTCAACCATCTTGTGCCAAAGCCCATCTTAATTAGCACATACCTTAGAAACTTCCAACTCACCCTATCACAGGCTTTCTCAAAGTCAACCTTCAAAACAACACAACTTCTATTATTTCTCCTAGCTAAATCCATCACCTCACTCAAAACCAACACACCATCCGATATGTTTCTACCCGGAACGAAGGCCGTTTGGTTAGAAGAGACAAGATTTCCAATCACACTTCTCAATCTTTCCGCCATTAATTTTGTAAGAATCTTATACAAACTTCCCACTAAACATATTGGTCTATATTCGGTCAAGGATTGGGGATTCTTGACTTTAGGAATTAGAGCAATAAAATAAGAAGTGCAACCTTTTGTGAGCCTAGCCTTATCATGAAAGTCCTCCACAAATTTGATAACGTCCAATTTTACCGTTTCCCAAAAGAATTTGAAAAACTCAAGCGTAAAACCATCCGGACCGGGGCTTTTACTACCATCACAATCCCAAACCGCTTCTTTAATCTCCTCTACTAAAAAAGGTCTTTCCAACCACTCACAATCAACTTCTTCCAACCTATCCAAATCCAAAACTTCCAGGACAACCCTCCTTTAATCGCCATCACAAGCAACCACTCACAAGGAACGTTGCTTTTCAGCAAATGACCATCCAGTACCATATTATCAACAATTATGGTAATGTTCTTCTCTTTTACGCCTCCCGCAGACTGTGCTTCCTCCCTAGCTTCCCTACTTCCTTCAACCTCTTGGCTTGTCTCCATCAATTCATAACTTTTTGGTCAAGGGAACCTTGGATACTACATTGTCCTGAACGCTCTCTTCCCTGGAAGAAATGATGTTCGTCGGAGAAGATGAAAACTCAGACTCCTCTTATTCCCTAACTAATCTCGATGTAGCAGTAAGAAATGTTGGGGAAACACCTATACGATACTCCATCTACTATAACAATGCACTCTTCATTAATCAAAGCTCTGTGTCTGGTCTTGACCAAAAACGTTGCCTCATCCATTCTAATCCTTATGACAGTTTGATCGTCACACTTAATGAAAGCACCACAGGATTCagatataaatttaaaaagtttaaTGCCCCAAGCGTGACAAGGTAAACCCGATATTTTTAACCATACTAAACACTCCGAATCTATATCAGAAGGATTTCAGGCACGAATGCTACTAAACCACTGAATCCACAACTCTTTACGTTCTTCTAATAAAATCTCAACTTCACCGTGAATAAGGTCTTCAAGAAAACATAGATTAGGTCCCAAAGGCGTGACTCGAATGGTGAAAATTCCTTCTTTGATAAACACTTTCTTCATCTCCGCCACCATTGCTGAATTCCTCGCCACCCCTGTGAACGCCCCCCCATATCTATTAAGATCTTCAACCAACCTCTAATATCTTATTTGATTAGGATAATATCAATTGTGATTTACATGTATCCCAAAAGGATTGTaggaataatataaaaatatcccAAAAGGATTTCATAAAGACTTTTTAGTTATATCAATCTAAAAATTTGTAATTTgtaatatgttcataaaaagattgtcattccagaAGAACGACACCAATAATTTTAATGCATCCTATAAGGATGGTATTTATCAGTGCTTTTGATAACCAATAACGAGTTTAGAAAGCAAGTGAGATTAAATAAAAAACTCCAAAGCAATTTGTGCAAATGAATTGTTTGAACACACGTGTGTGTGAATTGAATGCAATTGTCATTTTTACGATATAACATAGAAACAAACTTTAAATGAAGTTGAATTGTAATAAATGACAAGGTAAAATGCAGTAAATAATATTAAACAAGAATAAAAGTGAAAGCAGAAAAAAGAAAATGTTATATTTAAGGAAACAAGAAAGCAATGAAAAGATTGGATGCATACACATACATGTTTCTCACACACTGTTTCGCTCCGTAACTTGGATACTTTAGTGGTATGGGGAGTATGTATGAGATTTTGCGATCCTTGTTACAATGTATGAGTCTTCTATTTACAAAATAATTGTCGACGACAGTTTTCTCCATTACGGGACCATTATGCTTTAATCCACGTTTGGTCTTCAAGTTCCCACTAGTGTGCTTGCTTGTCAGCCACAATTCTCTCTTTTCACAACCAATGTTGAATTATAACTGATTCGAACTGCCCCACGAACTTTTGAGAGTAACCGTCCAACGTGATGTCTACATTGCTTGCAAAGGTCTTTTGAACATGTAAAAATACTAAGTCTTTAATATTTCGTGGTTCATTTGACTGATATGTTTGTTGCAGGGAGGGTCATGTCGATTGCCCTTTTCGAGATTTTTGACATGTTTCCAGATGATCTTGATCTTGTGGATCTGCTCATGAGAATCCTCCAAGCCATGTTTCCCTTTGTCGTCACCTTGATTGATGCTCTATCGACGCTTCATTATCACTGTTCTTTAAAACACTTCATTAATTTCTTCCAATAGCAAATGTCTTCTCATTTTGACATTCTCTGTTTAATTTCTTCTAGCTGAAAATCCGAGTGTAACAGATATCCCCCCAAATGTCACATTCGACCAACATCTAAGGGGAGAAATATGGTATTTATTTATAACCACTTTGTCACAGTTTCCCATGTTTCATACACGTTATCTCAACCATGCTTTTTGTCAGTCATCATTACTAACTTTTTATTAAAATGTTATGTCTAAAAACGTGCAACCGACAATCCATCATTACCCTGGTTTCCaagtgaaggtggagaaaaacacaagaaaggggggattgaattgtgttctttatcaattaaaattccctttctttttaacgtcttttctttctttcgttTTATCATCTATTGAATTATGATTTTGGTGTTGCAGAAGCATGTGAAAGTAGAACTACGTAACCAATGatatgttcattttaacttctgcgtgtcat is part of the Vicia villosa cultivar HV-30 ecotype Madison, WI linkage group LG2, Vvil1.0, whole genome shotgun sequence genome and encodes:
- the LOC131645817 gene encoding cationic peroxidase 1-like produces the protein MSKTTNITINIFYFATMALCSSFWVLLITYMVIGIRTNSASDLSATFYDKSCPKALRTIRKTVEDAVSKENRMGASLLRLHFHDCFVLGCDASVLLDDTANFTGEKKAFPNANSLRGFEVIDNIKNQLEKMCPKVVSCADILTLAARDAVAALGGQRWNVLLGRRDSTTASLDISNSDLPGPSLDLDALITAFAKKNFTTAEMVTLSGAHTIGEIRCRFFRSRIYNETNIDPKFAATMQALCPFEGGDDDFSPFDSTTPNNFDNAFYANLVKNKGLVHSDQQLFANATSITSSQVRRYSRNMGVFKKDFADAMFKMTMLSPLTGNDGQIRTNCRFVNAP